In a single window of the Thermofilum uzonense genome:
- a CDS encoding RNA methyltransferase gives MNAPDDEPCKGGLVKSRTPLMVYASPIFTVEVVEPFISKWMFIELSHASKIVGRESLWVFNVKKECEREKLFSIASRVESQSFLDKLEELKRDFNIIILDPSGTEELRPTDFSSNTIIVVGGIMGDHPPRGRTRKEISERASGGVLFRNIGSGQYTIDGAIYMARMVSLGRPLNSIPVQVGLTLKKRHFEVYLPYAYPVENGKVVISQEEIHYILHELEEDEARALGEGKHPSICD, from the coding sequence ATGAATGCTCCAGATGACGAGCCTTGTAAGGGCGGACTAGTGAAGAGTCGAACCCCGCTGATGGTGTATGCGTCCCCCATCTTTACGGTTGAGGTTGTAGAGCCATTCATAAGCAAGTGGATGTTCATAGAGCTTTCACACGCGTCCAAGATAGTTGGGCGCGAGAGCCTATGGGTCTTTAACGTAAAGAAGGAGTGTGAGAGGGAGAAGCTTTTCTCCATTGCCTCACGTGTTGAGAGCCAGAGTTTCTTAGACAAGCTTGAAGAGCTAAAGAGGGACTTTAATATTATCATACTTGATCCTTCAGGAACAGAAGAGCTTAGACCCACTGACTTTTCTTCGAATACCATCATAGTCGTAGGAGGCATTATGGGGGATCATCCCCCACGGGGACGTACAAGAAAGGAGATTTCGGAAAGAGCGAGTGGTGGGGTACTGTTCAGGAACATAGGTAGCGGTCAGTATACAATAGACGGAGCGATATATATGGCTAGAATGGTATCGCTTGGGAGACCCTTAAATTCAATTCCGGTACAGGTGGGCTTAACTCTCAAGAAAAGACACTTCGAAGTTTACCTGCCATACGCCTATCCCGTTGAAAACGGCAAGGTGGTTATATCCCAGGAAGAGATTCACTACATCCTACACGAACTTGAAGAAGACGAGGCGAGGGCTCTTGGGGAGGGCAAACACCCATCTATCTGTGACTAA
- a CDS encoding MarR family transcriptional regulator: MRSRIDVKKLLYAIPHSRTLRELARNAGVSHTAVRRLLKELSTQGVFRVITDDSFWGLTRVIVLDQEGRVPRHVPFGTTGLRTLISEQGSGTLIMSYIPKRLVDKYMETLREEVDVSEWFTSKEYIAWLPNPELEAVTPKDFEKLVDRSAEYVPPRTRAKPLSMPDEYDLILLWGKLLYGPFTRPSDIFSKIRGVESPSKQVLSYHYRAHFQPGWRYTTYFKLESTMEAPFIVYYLKGIESERVAKALALLPGHGMSFIGENHAIYMGQPLCGYHPLFLEIPQTYNVEAPYGISYMKLDLYTDVPRLWEMLDRDKKEWKWPEQKIPIKLQEKT; the protein is encoded by the coding sequence ATGAGGAGTAGAATTGACGTTAAAAAATTACTCTATGCTATACCACACTCTAGAACCCTCCGCGAATTAGCCAGGAACGCTGGAGTATCGCACACAGCTGTAAGACGCTTACTAAAAGAATTATCCACACAAGGAGTATTTAGAGTTATAACTGATGACAGTTTTTGGGGTCTTACACGAGTTATAGTACTAGATCAAGAAGGGAGGGTACCTAGACATGTACCCTTCGGAACCACAGGTCTAAGAACCCTAATTTCAGAGCAAGGATCTGGCACGCTTATAATGAGTTATATTCCAAAGCGACTTGTCGACAAATACATGGAAACCTTAAGGGAAGAAGTTGATGTTTCTGAATGGTTCACTAGTAAAGAGTATATTGCATGGCTTCCTAATCCTGAACTTGAAGCTGTTACGCCTAAAGATTTTGAGAAACTCGTAGATAGATCAGCTGAATACGTGCCACCCAGGACAAGAGCGAAGCCCCTAAGCATGCCCGATGAATACGACCTTATACTATTATGGGGGAAACTCTTATATGGTCCCTTTACTAGACCCTCAGATATTTTCTCTAAAATCAGAGGAGTCGAATCGCCATCAAAACAGGTGCTCAGCTATCACTACAGGGCACACTTCCAGCCGGGTTGGCGTTATACAACCTACTTTAAGCTTGAAAGTACAATGGAGGCTCCATTCATTGTTTATTATCTAAAAGGTATCGAGTCAGAGAGAGTAGCAAAGGCATTAGCGTTACTTCCTGGACATGGAATGTCTTTTATCGGCGAGAATCATGCAATATATATGGGTCAGCCTCTCTGCGGTTATCATCCCCTGTTCTTAGAGATACCGCAGACATATAACGTTGAGGCACCATATGGCATATCCTACATGAAGCTAGATCTATACACTGATGTTCCTAGACTCTGGGAAATGCTCGATCGGGACAAGAAGGAGTGGAAGTGGCCTGAACAAAAAATTCCAATCAAACTACAGGAGAAAACATGA
- the rpiA gene encoding ribose 5-phosphate isomerase A, translating to MGTQTVEADVAEARLRAVEEALKLVKDGMLIGLGSGTTLRLFIEKLAEKVRRERLEIYFVATSYDTSLTASKLGLTERPLLDESPEIAFDGADYVFPDKWVVKGLGGALFREKIVDYFSREYIIIADWKKLRERPTGIPIPVEAHPFAAQKVVSALKSMPGVIQASIRISGSGKLGPIITDNGNFIIDAVFREVENPETLEKELMTIPGVVSNGVFALKRPSKVLIGYPEKVSVIV from the coding sequence GTGGGCACTCAAACAGTTGAGGCAGATGTAGCAGAGGCTCGTCTTAGGGCAGTAGAAGAGGCGTTAAAACTCGTCAAGGACGGGATGCTGATAGGGCTTGGCAGCGGCACAACGCTCAGGCTCTTTATCGAGAAGCTTGCGGAGAAGGTTAGAAGAGAAAGGCTCGAGATATACTTCGTTGCAACCTCTTACGACACGAGTTTAACGGCGTCGAAGCTGGGATTAACAGAGAGACCTTTGCTAGACGAGTCACCCGAGATAGCATTCGACGGGGCGGACTACGTGTTCCCTGATAAATGGGTGGTGAAGGGTCTTGGAGGCGCTCTTTTCCGGGAAAAGATAGTGGACTACTTCTCCAGGGAGTACATAATCATAGCAGACTGGAAAAAGCTAAGAGAAAGGCCTACAGGCATCCCAATACCCGTTGAAGCCCACCCCTTCGCCGCCCAAAAAGTGGTATCGGCTCTAAAGTCCATGCCAGGCGTCATCCAGGCCTCCATCAGGATCTCAGGTAGTGGGAAGCTGGGACCAATAATCACTGACAACGGCAACTTCATAATCGACGCGGTGTTCCGGGAGGTTGAAAACCCGGAAACATTGGAAAAAGAGCTGATGACGATTCCCGGAGTAGTTTCAAACGGGGTATTCGCGCTCAAGAGACCCTCAAAGGTGTTAATAGGATATCCCGAAAAAGTTTCCGTAATCGTATAA